The sequence GTCGGCCGCCGACGGCCTGATCGCCGTCACGCCGGTCTTCAGCGCGAGCTACAGCGGGCTGTTCAAGATGTTGGTCGACGCCCTCGACACCGACGCCCTCAACGCGATGCCGGTGCTGATCGCCGCGACCGCCGGCTCGGCCCGCCACTCGCTCGTGCTCGACCACGCCATGCGCCCGCTGTTCAGCTATCTGCGGGCCGTGGTGCTCCCGACCGGGGTCTTCGCCGCGACCGAGGACTTCGGTTCCACCGGGCTCTCCGACCGGGTCGCGCGTGCTGCGGCCGAGCTGGCCAACGCCGTCGTCGTCGCCGGCGCCGACCACGTCGCCGGGTTCGCGCCCGACCCGACTGCGCGTCGGCGTACGTCGGGCAACGACCTCGCGCCCGTCACCGACTTCGCGACCCTGCTCCAGGGGCACTCGGGCTCCTAGCGCAGACCCGCGGCGGAGCATTGCCTTTCGCCTCGTTTCGCCCTAGTCTCAGCCCGCTGCGCACGGCTCGGGAGGTCGGCGTGACGACCGGAGGGGGTCCGCGGCTGTGCGTGTCATGACGTTGCGGGAGCACGACCTGCGCGGTGGTCGGCTCGTCGCCCTGACCCCGTACTCCCCGTCCAGGCCCTCCTTCTCCGACGCCCCGTCGACGTTCAACCAGCGGCTCCACATCGCATCCACCGCGTCGCGGGGTCGTGGCGGGCGGTGGCGTTCGAGCAGTTCGGGCACGCCGACGTCGCGGCCTGGTCGCGGGCGGTCGCCGAGTTCATGGCCCGCCACGAAGGGCTGCGCAGCGAGCTCCTGATCGGTGGCCACTCCCAGGTCAGCTCGCGGCTCGACTACGACCCCGACGTGCGGATCCGCACGGAGGAGCACGACCTGACCGGCGACACCGGGGCCTGGCGCGACCGGCTGGAGGCGATCATCGGCTACGCGTGTCGCCCCACGTCGTGGCCGGCGTCGTGGTTCGGCGTGATCGACCGCGGCGGCTCGTCCACCTTCATCGCAGCGTTCGATCGATCGCTGGTGGACGAGGTGTCGTTGCTGACGGCCCTGCGTGACCTGCATGCGCTCTATCTCGTCCACGTCCGCCCGTCATCGGGCCGGGCCCCGCTTCCGGAGGTCGGGTCATTCCTCGATGCCGCCGTCGAGGAGCAGGCCGCGCCTTTCGACCCGGACTCGATGGAAGCCTGCTATTGGCACGACTTCCTCGAGCGCTTCGACGCGACAGTGCCCCGCTCGGGCTTCGAGACCGGTCTGCGCCCCGGGCAGGAGGCGACCCTCGCCACCTCCGAGCACCTGCTGGTCACTCCCGGGCAGCTCTCGTGGCTGACCGCGAGCCTGGGACGACGGGCCTCCGCCCCCACGGTCATGCTGGCCGCTGCGGCGATGGCCCACCGCCGGGCCGGGACAGCCTCCGGACTGACCACCATGCTCCAGGTCGACACCCGGCGGCTGCCCGAGTGGGAGCAGGCGATGGGCTGGTTCGACACCGTCGTGCCGCTGGAGATCGAGGCCGCCGCGACCCTGCGCGAGACCCTGCCTCGCGCAGACCTGGCGTGGATGCTCGCCGAGTCGATGAGCTGGGTGTCGGTGGCCAGGGTGCTGTCCGCCGTGCCGCTCCCGGTGCGCTGGCCCTCGGGCGACCTCAACACCGTCGCCTGGCACGACCTGCGCGCCCGTCCGGGCAACGACCTCGTCGACCTGACCTCGGCCGTGCTGCTGGAGCAGCAGGCGACGACCGACGAGGTCCAGCTCGCGTTCACCCGGACCAGGAGGGGCGTCTTCGTGCGGTGCCGTCGACCCGACACCCCTGAGGCCCACGACTCGTTCGAGCGCTGGCTCGCCGAGCTCGAGCTCATCGTCGGCGACGGCCCCGAGACTGCGGCCTCGCGCCCGCGCATCGACAGCTCCTGCCCCCAGGGCTAGGACGCCCCGGCGGCGCCGCGCTCCCTGCGGGTGAACCGGACCTGGTCCAGACGTGCGACGGTGAGCCCCATGAGTCCTGTGCGAATTCGTCCCCTCGGCGGCGCCCCCGGTTGCCTCGCCATGATCGCCATCTCGATCGCCGCCTCGGTGCTGCTGACGGTCCTGCTGAACGTGATCGCGCGCTGAGCGCCGGTCGGGGCTATCGCCGTACGCCGAGTGGTCGCTAGGTTCGAAGGACGGCGGACGGCCCGCCGGTCTGCTCTCTGGGAGGACCGATGGCTTCCAAGCTCAATCCCTATCTCAGCTTCAAGGGACACTGCCGTGAGGCGATGACCTTCTATGCCGCCGTGTTCGGGGCACACCGGAGTTCTCGACGTTCGGCGACATGGGTGGGTCCGACGACATCAAGGACCAGATCATGCACTCCTCGCTGATCACCGACGCCGGCTACACGATCTTCGCCTCCGACGCCCCGCCCGGGATGGAGGCCCGCCCCAACGGTCAGATCAGCATCAGCGGCGACGACGACGAACAGCTCCGCGGCTACTGGACTGCGCTTCGCGAGGGAGCCAACGTCGAGGTTCCCCTCGCCCGCCAGCCCTGGGGCGACGACTACGGCCACCTCGTCGACAAGTTCGGGGTGCTGTGGATGGTCAACATCCTCGGGGAGACCAAGCAGGGCTGATCCCCCACAGCTGCCGGCGAGGTCAGTCCTGCCAGGCCGGACCATCGCCGCCGAGCCTGTCGACGAGCCGGGCCGCGACGTGTGCGGCGTTGGCGCGGCGCACCTCCTCGGGCACCGGCGGCAGGTTCTCCTCCCAGTCCAGGAGGGTGGAGCCGCGCAGCTGCAGCATCCGGGCCGGCCGGCCGAAGAAGAACGGGTGCAGGTGGGCGCTGCCGTCGCCGATCCGGGCGCCGTGGCAGCGTCCGACGCTGGGCAGCTCCTCGACAGCCGCGGTGATGGCAACCGTCAGCCGCCCCAGCTCAGCAGCCAGGTCGTCGGGCAGGTCGGCGAGGTCGTAGTGCTCGCGCGGCATCAGGATCAACGCGACCGGCAGTCGCATGTCGAGGAGCTTCAGGATCCACCGCTCGTTGCTCCAGACCACCTGGCGGGCCTGCTTGTCCGGCTGTCGACAGCCGCAGTCGGCCGGGTCCTCCCCTTGGCGCGGCGGGTCGCTGTCGGCCAACGGCTCCAGCGGCTTGACCCGGAGGCCGTCGAGCTCGAAGGGGAAGATGTCCCAGCCCGGCATCAGCTCGATCGCGACAGGCAGGCGGCCCTGCTCGTCGGTCGCCGCGGCGACTCGGGCGTGGAACTCTTCGGCGGTCTCGAGATCGGTCACGCCGGGAGTCTTGCAGGTCACCAGGGGGACGGCTTGAAGTCCTTCACGAAGCAGCCATAGAGGTCCTCGCCGCGCTCGCCGAGCACGATCGGGTCATAGACGCGGGCGGCCCCGTCGACCAGGTCGAGCGGCGCGTGCCAGCCCTCGGCGGCGATCCGCAGCTTGTCCTCGTGCGGGCGCTCGTCGGTGATCCAGCCGGTGTCGACGGCCGTCATCAGGATCTTGTCGGTCTCGAACATCTCCCCGGACGAGGTGCGGGTCAGCATGTTGAGCGCGGCCTTCGCCATGTTGGTGTGCGGGTGTCCGGCGCCCTTGTAGCGACGCGAGAACTGACCCTCCATCGCCGAGACGTTGACGACATAGGCCCGGCCCGACGAAGCCGCGCCGGCCGCGGTCGCCATGGCCGGCCGCAGGCGCGAGACCAGCAGGAACGGCGCGATCGAGTTGCACAGCTGGACCTCGAGCAGCTCCAGCGGGTTGACCTCCCCGACGGTCTGGGTCCAGGAGTTGTTGGCTTGTACGTCGGGGAGCAGCCCACCGGCGTCGACGGCGGTGCCCGCGAGGTGTGCGTCGAGCGAGGCGTGCCCGGCCGAGAGGGCGAGCGCCGTCATCGTCGCGGCGTTGTGGGCGGCCAGCGCGTGCTCGGGGCTCTCGCCGAGGTGGTGGGCCACCGCCGTGTCGGCCAGCGCGCCGGCGATGGAGGCCGGGTGCGCGGCCGAGATCTCGTCGAAGGTGACCATCTCGGGGAGCTCCCGGTCGGTCGGCAGCGGGGCGGCCTCGGCCTCGACCAGCGGAGCGTAGGCGCCAGGCGAGCGCCGTACGGTCTGGCAGGCGTTGTTGATCAGGATGTCGAGCGGGCCGGTCGCGGCCACGTCGTCGGCCAGCGAGATCACCTGGGTCGGGTCGCGCAGGTCGATGCCGACGATCTTGAGCCGGTGGAGCCAGTCGCCGCTGTCCTCGAGGGAGGAGAACCTGCGCACGGCGTCCTTGGGGAAGCGCGTCGTGATCGTGGTGTGCGCGCCGTCGCGCAGGAGCCGCAGCGCGATGTACATCCCGATCTTGGCCCGCCCGCCCGTGAGCAGCGCGCGCTTGCCCGTCAGGTCGGTGCGCTGGTCGCGCTTGGTGTGGCTGAAGGCCGCGCAGCGCGGGCACAGCCAGTGGTAGAACGCGTCGACGAGGGTGTAGTCCTCCTTGCAGATGTAGCAGCCGCGCGGGTTGAGCAGCTCGCCGGCGAAGGCACCCGGCGCGTTGGAGACCAGCGGGATGCCGGACGTCTCGTCGTCGATCCGGACCGGCGACCCGGTCGCGGTGAGCTCGGTGATCGCGCGGTCGTGGGCCAGCTCCTCGGCGCGCTTGGCCAGCTTCCGCTCGGCCTTGATCGCCTTGTACATGTGAGACGCCGCCCGCTTGACCGCGACGTGGTCGGGGTGGTCGCCGGGGAGCAGGTGGGTCTGCCGGAGCACCCGGATCGTGGTGGCCAGATCCTCAGGATCTATCCCTGCGGAGTCGGCGGGGTCGATGCCGGGCTGGTCAGTCACCGAAGGATCGTACGGCTGCCCCTACTTGCGCCAGAACTCCTGGAACACCGGGCCGAACCAGTCGCGCCCCGACCGCTTGGGAGCGCGAGGCAGGTTCACCCCGCCGAAGCGCGGGGTCGTGGCGTCGCCGTACTTCAACCAGGTCTGCGTCGGCGCCTGCCCGCGACCGGGCTGGGACCAGTCGCAGACGCCGTCGGGGAAGACCCGCTGGAGCGTCGCCCACTCGGCCTCGGTGAAGAGCACAGGCAGCCCGAGGGTCTTGTATGCCGATCGGTCGATCGGCACCCGCTGGCAGGCCAGCACGTCGTTGGCCGCCGGACCGCCCGCCGCCTGGCGCGGCGTGGAGAGGTTGGTCTGCAGCACCCCGCCGTCGCAGACCCCGACACAGCGGTCGGCGACGCCGGCGGGGCGGTCCTCGACGATCTTCTGCGCCAGGGGGACCCGGCGCCGGTCCTTCTCCACCGCGCTGAGCCACTTGTCCATCGCGATGAGACCCTCGATCGCCCACGAGGCGTCGCCGATCAGGGGAGTCGGACCGAACCAGGTGACCCGGTTGTCGGTGTGTCCCTGGGAGCGCTGCATGCGCAGCTCGGTCCACACGGCGTGGGCGTAGTCGTGAGCGGCCCCCGGGTCCGGTCCGCCGTGGTTGATGATCGCGACCTCGTCGGTGTGGGTGAAGTTGTTGACCATGCCCGTGCGGTAGGCGCTGGTGATGGCACCCGCGTCGCCGGGGATGCGCTGCGCGACGGGGTCGGCATTGACGTCGAGACCGCCGAGCTTGGCGTTGAGGTCGACGAACTGAGCGGGGGTGATCCGTCCGGCGCGGAGTGCCTCGAGCCCGTACTGCACACCGGAGTTGGCGAACGGGATCCCCGCGAACCCGTGACCCGCGGCCTGCTCCTGCGGGCTCCAGGCGGAGGCAGGCCGACGGCCGAGCAGGTTGACCGAGATGTCGAGGATCGAGCAGCGCACACCGCCGGGGTTGATCTCGGAGTCGAAGCGGGTGGAGCGGTCACCGGCGACCGGCGTGGCCGTCCCGTCACACGCGTGCTCGGGGTTGATCGCCTCCTTGAAGAGCCCCTCGTCGGCGGCCACCGCGTTGACGGGGGTGACGTGCCCCTCGACGTCGGCGACCTGGGTCGGGCTCCACACCACGCCCGGAGCCCATCGCTGCGGCTGCTCGAAGTAGCGGCGCATCAGGTGGTAGTCGGCGAACTGCGCGCCCGCGGTGAGGACGTCGGGGTAGGAGCAGCTGGTGACCAGGCCCTGGTAGATCCCGGGATAGGAGTTGGCGAGCGTGTGCTGGGCGATCGAGCCGCCCGAGCAGCCCGTGCCGATGGTGTAGCGCAGGGCGCCGTACCGCTCGACGAGGCGCTCCTTGGTCATCATCAGCGACTCGGCGTTGACTGCGAGGTTGCAGTTGTGGCCGGTGTTGGACAGCGCGGTCGACGCGACGGCGAACCCGCGCCCGAGCGCCGCGACATAGCTGTTCTCGACCGGGGAGCCCTCGGGCAGGGTCCCGGAGAAGTCGTCGAGGCGTGGGGTCCCGGGGGTGTACGACGCGCCGCACCCCCCGCCGTGGGTGATCAGCAGCTTGTGGTTCCACTGCTCCTGCGGGCGCCACGCCTTCCAGCCCTTCCCCGGGCGGAACAGCGTGAGGATGGCGTAGCGGTCACGGTCGGAATAGCCGTCCTCGCGCCGGACGATGAACGGCACCTCGACGCCCTGGTCGGTCGTGGTCGTGGCGACGTCGGAGGGAGGGTTGGCCCGGTCGTAGGGCTTGAGGCCCGGTGAGCCGGTCGACTTGTAGAGCCAGGAGTAGCGGGCCGGCTCGTTGCAGGCGGCGTCGCGGGCGGTGTCCTGGCAGCGGTAGTGCGCCGGCTGCGGCCCGGTGAAGACCGGCCCGCCGGCGGGGTGGTTGACGATGACCGTCCGCCCGCGTCGGGCGCCGGGGGCGGTGGCCTTGATCGTCGTCCGGCCCACGCGCAGCTTGTTGACCAGCCCGACGAAGCGACCGTCCGGTCGGGTGCGGAACCGCTTGGTGACCACGCGCTTGCCCGCCATGACCTTGACCTGGCGGGGCCGGACCCGCTGGGGGACCCGGATCGCCACCAGTGCGTCGCCCCCCGAGATCAGGTCGGCGCGGTTGGAAAGCACCTGCACCCGAAGGCGGGGTGTGCGGCGCGGCCCTGGCCTGACCGCCCGGGTCGACGCGCGCGCCGACGTCGCTGGGGCGGCGATTGCGGCGGTGGGAGCGGCCGCGGGCGTGGCAGGTCCGAGGGCTTGGCCGCCGGGCGCCGGCCCGACCACGGCCAGGGCGCTGGCGGCCAGCGCGAGCACGATCGATGGGGCGACGGACCGGTGACGCTGCATGACTTCTCCCTCGGTGGACGAGGGCGCAACGAGTCAGGTCACCGGCGGGTCACGCCGGGTAGGCGGTCCGATCACCGGGTTCGGCCCGCTGCGCCGGCGAGCCGTTGACCCGGACGCGATCGGGGCGGAGCCCGTGGGAGATGCCCCACAGGACCGCCTTGGACCGGCTGTCGACGTCGATCTTGCGATAGCAGGAGCGGATGTAGGACTTGATGGAGTTGACCGACAGCGAGGTGCGCTCGGCGATCTCGAGGTTGCTCAACCCCATGGTGATCAACGACAGGACCTCTGCCTCGCGGGCCGTCAGGCCCTCCTCGCGGCCGGGCCAGTCGCCACCGATGAGCGCCTTGCGCCCGGGTGAGGGCGAGAGGACGATGCGACCGGCGTGGATCATCTGCAGCGCCTCGACGAGCTGACCGGCGGTGAGGCTCTTGGAGAGATAGCCGGACACGCCCTGCTCGATCGTCTCGCGCGCCAGCCACGGCTGGAAGTTCCAGGTGTAGACGACCACCTTGTCGACGCGCGGGTTGGTCAGCAGGCGAGCGACGCTCGGCCCGTTGCCCTGGCCCATCCCGAACGTGTCATAGAGGGCGATGTCGACGTCGACCGAGACCGGCCTGGAGGCGTTGAGCTCGACGATCTGGATGCGATCGGCGTAGTTGCGCAACATCGTGTCGAGCCCACGAACGACGAGCTCGTCGTCGTTGACGATGGCAACCCTGATCGGCATGGCGGCAGAATACGCGCTAAACAGCGGGGATGGGGCATGTTCCAGGAGCCGGGGTGACGCGGATCGCGCGAGCCTCGAAGCAGCCACCGGGCGCGAGAAGCACTACCGTTGCAGGGTGAGTGACCTTCCCCGAACGACCGCACCGACTCCCCAGCCGACTCCGGAGCCGCGCCCGAGCAGACCTTCGCCGACCTCGGCCTGTCGCCGGCGGTGCTGAAGGCGCTCGCCGACGTCGGCTACGAGTCGCCGTCGATGATCCAGGCGCAGACCATCCCACCGCTTCTCGAGGGGCGCCACGTCGTGGGGCTCGCGCAGACGGGCACCGGCAAGACGGCCGCCTTCGCGCTGCCCATCCTGTCCCAGCTCGACCTGTCGCAGAAGGCGCCCCAGGCGCTCGTGCTGGCGCCCACGCGTGAGCTCGCCCTCCAGGTCTCCGAGGCGTTCGAGAAGTACGGCGCCCACATGAAGGGCGTCCACGTCCTGCCGATCTATGGCGGCCAGGGCTACGGCGTCCAGCTCTCGGCGCTGCGCCGCGGCGTCCACGTCGTGGTCGGCACGCCGGGCCGGATCATGGACCACCTCGAGAAGGGCACCCTCGACCTCTCGCAGCTGCGCTTCCTCGTGCTCGACGAGGCCGACGAGATGCTCAAGATGGGCTTCGCCGAGGACGTCGAGACGATCCTGTCCGACACCCCCGAGGACAAGCACGTCGCGCTCTTCTCGGCCACGATGCCCAGCCAGATCCGCCGGATCTCCAAGAAGTATCTCCACGACCCGGTCGAGATCACCGTCAAGAACAAGACGACCACGGCCGCCAACATCACCCAGCGCTACCTCATCTGCTCCTACCCGCAGAAGGTCGACGCCCTCACCCGCATCCTCGAGGTCGAGAACTTCGAGGGGATGATCGTCTTCGTCCGGACCAAGAACGAGACCGAGCTGCTGGCCGAGAAGCTGCGGGCGCGCGGCTTCTCCGCGATGGCCATCAACGGTGACGTCCCGCAGGTCCAGCGCGAGCGGACCGTCAACCAGCTCAAGTCGGGCAAGCTCGACATCCTGGTCGCCACGGACGTCGCGGCCCGCGGGCTCGACGTCGAGCGGATCAGCCACGTCGTCAACTACGACATCCCCACCGACACCGAGTCCTACGTCCACCGCATCGGCCGCACCGGCCGTGCCGGTCGCAAGGGCGACTCGATCGCCTTCGTCACCCCACGCGAGAAGCACCTGCTGCGGGCGATCGAGAAGGCGACCCGCCAGCCGCTGACCCAGATGCAGATCCCGACGATCGAGGACATCAACTCCACGCGGCTGTCCCGCTTCGACGACGCGATCACCGAGGCGCTCGCCGGCGACAAGCTCGACTTCTTCCGCGACGTGGTGACCCACTACATCTCCGAGCACGACGTGCCCGAGGTCGACGTCGCCGCAGCGCTCGCCGCCGTGATGTATGGCGACAACCCGCTCCTGATGGAGCCGGAGCCGGCTCCGGTCCGCCGCGAGTTCGACAACCGCGAGCAGCGCCCCGAGCGTGGCGGCGGGCGCAAGCCCGAGCGTCGTCCCCGCGGCCGCACCGACGTCGACATGGCGTCCTACCGGATCTCCGTCGGGAAGCGCCACAAGGTGGAGCCGCGTCAGATCGTCGGCGCGCTCGCCAACGAGGGCGGTCTCTCGCGTGGGGACTTCGGACACATCGACATCCGGCCCGACTTCTCCCTCGTCGAGCTGCCGCGCACCCTGCCCCCGGGCACCCTCGACCGCCTCGCGAGCACCCGGATCTCCGGCAAGCTGATCGAGATCCGCCAGGACGGCGGCCCTCCGGCTCGCCGCGCGCAGGCCCGCTCCGGCGCCGACTCCGCCTCCTCGGACGGCGGCTCGTCGACGTACGGCGACAGCGACTCCCGCACCAAGAAGCCCCGCCACAAGAAGTGACGGTGACGCCGAGTCGGCGCTCCTGACCGGCCGAGCCGGCGCTCGCTGCACAGCGAGTCGGCGCTCACGACCGGCCGAGTCGGCGCACCTGACCGGCCCAGTCGGCGCGCGCTGCGCAGCGAGTCGGCCCGAGAGACGCAACGAGTCGGCGCCTCCACGCACCGACAGGGTGCGGGAAGCGCCGACTCGGGATGCGCTGAGCGCCGACTCGGGATGCGCTGAGCGCCGACTCGGTACGCCTTCAGCGCCGACTCGGGATGCGCTGAGCGCCGACTCGGGGCTGGCTCAGGCGGACTTGATCGCCGAGATGTCGAACTGCAGCTTGACCTTCTCGGAGACGAGCACGCCGCCGGTCTCGAGCGCAGCGTTCCAGGTGAGGCCGAAGTCCTTGCGGTTGACGACCGTCTCACCCTCGAAGCCGACGCGGGTGTTGCCGAAGGGGTCGATCGCCGAACCGGTCTGCTCGAACTCGACGGTGACGGGCTTGGTGACGTCCTTGATCGTCAGGTCGCCGGTGATCGTCCAGCTGGCACCGTCGCGGGCGACGTCGGTGGAGACGAAGCGGATGGTGGGGTAGGTCTCGACGTCGAAGAAGTCGCCGGACTTGAGGTGGCCGTCGCGGTCGGCGCTGCGCGTGTCGACGCTCGCGGCGTCGATCGTGATGTCCACCTTGGAGGCGGCCGGGTTGGCCTCGTCGACGTGGGCGGTGCCCTCGTAGACGTTGAACTGACCGCGGACCTTGGTCACCATCGCGTGGCGGGCCACGAAGCCCAGCGAGCTGTGCGAGGCGTCGACGACGTAGTCGCCGGTGATGTCGTCGATGGCGGTGGTGGAAGCGTCGAACTGGTTGACGGACATGGTGTCTCCTTGAGGGGATTGGTTGAAGGTTGTACTACTTCCAACCATCTCCCGCCCGGGATATTCCGCCGCCCGAGAAAAAGTTTCCGGACTTCGTCAGGCCGCGTCGTCGATGGCCGCGAAGAGCGGCATCAACCAGCGGGCCTCCATGTGTGTGCGCCCCTGGGTGTCGGTCGTCCGGACCCACACGCAGGTCGGCCGTCCCCGCTCCTTGATGTTGCTCACCAGACATCTCCCGTTCACTCGTTGTTCACCAACGATATCCCATCCCCACCGGACTCGTCCGTGATGACCGAAATGCACGCGACTGCTCCACTGGCAGGCCCTGGCGGGGCACGGGGGGCCGAGCCCGCTCCACCCTTGACCAGCGCTCGGTGAGCGGTGGTGGTCGGCGACGCACGAAATGCGTCGCGCCCCTTGCTGCATGGGGTCAGCAAGGGGCGCGGAGCCAAGCCTCTCACCCCGGCGGGCCATGTGTCTTGAGATCGAGGGAAAGTGCGAGGGCGCCCGCCACGAGGCGCCGCGCGACCACCTCGAGCTCGTCCCGGTCCACCGGTGCGGCAGCGTTGGCTCCGGCCAGTCGGTCGAACACCACCCCGTCCAGGGCTGCGACCAACCAGTGCGCCCGTCCTTGGGGATCGTCCGCCCCCAGGCCCGCCAGCACCTCGGCCACCCGGGCACGCACGGCCATCCCGCCGCGGTGCAGCACCTCGGCGAGGTCGGGCCGGCGCAACGCCTCCATGAAGAGCTCATAGCGAGCCGTATGGCGCTCGCGACCCACCGTCAGCCAGCGCTCGAGCACGTCGGCGATCGCTGCCGCCATCGCGTCGGTGTCGGCGGCGGTGACCAGGGGCACCATCACGTCGAGGTCCTCGTGGTCCTGCGCGACGAGGTCGTCGAGACAGGCGCTGAGCAGTGCTGCGCGGGTGCGGAAGTAGTAGGAGGTCGACCCCGGCGAGAGGCCGGCCGCGGTGTCGACGGCCCGATGGGTGAGCCCCCGGGCGCCGGCCGTGGCGAGCACGTGCAGCGCCGTCCGTGCGATCAGCTGGCGTCTCTCCTGCTCCATGCGCCGCACTCTACTGCCGTAGAG comes from Nocardioides piscis and encodes:
- a CDS encoding DUF6351 family protein, coding for MQRHRSVAPSIVLALAASALAVVGPAPGGQALGPATPAAAPTAAIAAPATSARASTRAVRPGPRRTPRLRVQVLSNRADLISGGDALVAIRVPQRVRPRQVKVMAGKRVVTKRFRTRPDGRFVGLVNKLRVGRTTIKATAPGARRGRTVIVNHPAGGPVFTGPQPAHYRCQDTARDAACNEPARYSWLYKSTGSPGLKPYDRANPPSDVATTTTDQGVEVPFIVRREDGYSDRDRYAILTLFRPGKGWKAWRPQEQWNHKLLITHGGGCGASYTPGTPRLDDFSGTLPEGSPVENSYVAALGRGFAVASTALSNTGHNCNLAVNAESLMMTKERLVERYGALRYTIGTGCSGGSIAQHTLANSYPGIYQGLVTSCSYPDVLTAGAQFADYHLMRRYFEQPQRWAPGVVWSPTQVADVEGHVTPVNAVAADEGLFKEAINPEHACDGTATPVAGDRSTRFDSEINPGGVRCSILDISVNLLGRRPASAWSPQEQAAGHGFAGIPFANSGVQYGLEALRAGRITPAQFVDLNAKLGGLDVNADPVAQRIPGDAGAITSAYRTGMVNNFTHTDEVAIINHGGPDPGAAHDYAHAVWTELRMQRSQGHTDNRVTWFGPTPLIGDASWAIEGLIAMDKWLSAVEKDRRRVPLAQKIVEDRPAGVADRCVGVCDGGVLQTNLSTPRQAAGGPAANDVLACQRVPIDRSAYKTLGLPVLFTEAEWATLQRVFPDGVCDWSQPGRGQAPTQTWLKYGDATTPRFGGVNLPRAPKRSGRDWFGPVFQEFWRK
- a CDS encoding SDR family NAD(P)-dependent oxidoreductase, with translation MTDQPGIDPADSAGIDPEDLATTIRVLRQTHLLPGDHPDHVAVKRAASHMYKAIKAERKLAKRAEELAHDRAITELTATGSPVRIDDETSGIPLVSNAPGAFAGELLNPRGCYICKEDYTLVDAFYHWLCPRCAAFSHTKRDQRTDLTGKRALLTGGRAKIGMYIALRLLRDGAHTTITTRFPKDAVRRFSSLEDSGDWLHRLKIVGIDLRDPTQVISLADDVAATGPLDILINNACQTVRRSPGAYAPLVEAEAAPLPTDRELPEMVTFDEISAAHPASIAGALADTAVAHHLGESPEHALAAHNAATMTALALSAGHASLDAHLAGTAVDAGGLLPDVQANNSWTQTVGEVNPLELLEVQLCNSIAPFLLVSRLRPAMATAAGAASSGRAYVVNVSAMEGQFSRRYKGAGHPHTNMAKAALNMLTRTSSGEMFETDKILMTAVDTGWITDERPHEDKLRIAAEGWHAPLDLVDGAARVYDPIVLGERGEDLYGCFVKDFKPSPW
- a CDS encoding TetR/AcrR family transcriptional regulator, with translation MEQERRQLIARTALHVLATAGARGLTHRAVDTAAGLSPGSTSYYFRTRAALLSACLDDLVAQDHEDLDVMVPLVTAADTDAMAAAIADVLERWLTVGRERHTARYELFMEALRRPDLAEVLHRGGMAVRARVAEVLAGLGADDPQGRAHWLVAALDGVVFDRLAGANAAAPVDRDELEVVARRLVAGALALSLDLKTHGPPG
- a CDS encoding CE1759 family FMN reductase; translation: MSRTVVVLTAGLTVPSSTRMLGDQLADAVAAAVGARGEAVSFEHVEVRDLAQDLASFMTSGGVTTARLAAVREQVSAADGLIAVTPVFSASYSGLFKMLVDALDTDALNAMPVLIAATAGSARHSLVLDHAMRPLFSYLRAVVLPTGVFAATEDFGSTGLSDRVARAAAELANAVVVAGADHVAGFAPDPTARRRTSGNDLAPVTDFATLLQGHSGS
- a CDS encoding VOC family protein, translated to MGGSDDIKDQIMHSSLITDAGYTIFASDAPPGMEARPNGQISISGDDDEQLRGYWTALREGANVEVPLARQPWGDDYGHLVDKFGVLWMVNILGETKQG
- a CDS encoding response regulator transcription factor gives rise to the protein MPIRVAIVNDDELVVRGLDTMLRNYADRIQIVELNASRPVSVDVDIALYDTFGMGQGNGPSVARLLTNPRVDKVVVYTWNFQPWLARETIEQGVSGYLSKSLTAGQLVEALQMIHAGRIVLSPSPGRKALIGGDWPGREEGLTAREAEVLSLITMGLSNLEIAERTSLSVNSIKSYIRSCYRKIDVDSRSKAVLWGISHGLRPDRVRVNGSPAQRAEPGDRTAYPA
- a CDS encoding DEAD/DEAH box helicase translates to MLKALADVGYESPSMIQAQTIPPLLEGRHVVGLAQTGTGKTAAFALPILSQLDLSQKAPQALVLAPTRELALQVSEAFEKYGAHMKGVHVLPIYGGQGYGVQLSALRRGVHVVVGTPGRIMDHLEKGTLDLSQLRFLVLDEADEMLKMGFAEDVETILSDTPEDKHVALFSATMPSQIRRISKKYLHDPVEITVKNKTTTAANITQRYLICSYPQKVDALTRILEVENFEGMIVFVRTKNETELLAEKLRARGFSAMAINGDVPQVQRERTVNQLKSGKLDILVATDVAARGLDVERISHVVNYDIPTDTESYVHRIGRTGRAGRKGDSIAFVTPREKHLLRAIEKATRQPLTQMQIPTIEDINSTRLSRFDDAITEALAGDKLDFFRDVVTHYISEHDVPEVDVAAALAAVMYGDNPLLMEPEPAPVRREFDNREQRPERGGGRKPERRPRGRTDVDMASYRISVGKRHKVEPRQIVGALANEGGLSRGDFGHIDIRPDFSLVELPRTLPPGTLDRLASTRISGKLIEIRQDGGPPARRAQARSGADSASSDGGSSTYGDSDSRTKKPRHKK
- a CDS encoding YceI family protein; amino-acid sequence: MSVNQFDASTTAIDDITGDYVVDASHSSLGFVARHAMVTKVRGQFNVYEGTAHVDEANPAASKVDITIDAASVDTRSADRDGHLKSGDFFDVETYPTIRFVSTDVARDGASWTITGDLTIKDVTKPVTVEFEQTGSAIDPFGNTRVGFEGETVVNRKDFGLTWNAALETGGVLVSEKVKLQFDISAIKSA